One genomic window of Candidatus Eisenbacteria bacterium includes the following:
- a CDS encoding carboxymuconolactone decarboxylase family protein — protein sequence MSSRPNYRSAAPGAMQAMLGLEKYVHDCGLESSLLELVKMRASQINGCAYCLDMHSKDARAAGETEQRLYVLNAWREAPFYTPRERAALAWTEAMTLISRAGVPDAVYEEARRHFSEQELVNLSLAIVAINGWNRLAIGFHSDVGSYQPAKRAEVAKHA from the coding sequence ATGTCGTCGAGACCGAATTACCGGTCCGCCGCACCGGGTGCCATGCAGGCGATGCTCGGCCTGGAGAAGTACGTTCATGATTGCGGGCTGGAGTCCTCGCTGCTCGAACTCGTCAAGATGCGCGCCTCGCAGATCAACGGCTGCGCCTACTGCCTCGACATGCATTCGAAGGACGCGCGCGCGGCGGGCGAGACGGAACAGCGGCTCTACGTGCTCAACGCCTGGCGCGAGGCGCCCTTCTACACGCCGCGGGAACGGGCCGCCCTGGCGTGGACCGAGGCGATGACGCTCATCTCACGGGCCGGCGTCCCCGACGCGGTGTACGAGGAAGCCCGCCGTCACTTCAGCGAGCAGGAACTCGTGAACCTGAGCCTGGCCATCGTCGCCATCAACGGCTGGAACCGGCTGGCGATCGGCTTCCATTCGGACGTCGGCTCCTACCAGCCCGCGAAGCGCGCCGAGGTGGCGAAGCACGCCTGA
- the acs gene encoding acetate--CoA ligase translates to MSSDLYPVKPQIQKNAHIRSMEQYRQLYRRSIEDPAGFWAEQARLLDWFHPWNTVLDADHDEIDFAWFSGGRLNACFNCVDRHLEKRGEQTAILWAADEPGVYRHISYRELKHNVCRLANVLLAHGVRKGDRVCIYMPMIPETAYAMLACARIGAVHSVVFGGFSSDALRDRIVDARCKVLVTANEGLRGGRTIPLKQIADRAIEGMDLVETVLVARRTEREVPMAQGRDHWLDEEMSRQRSTCTVEWMGAEDPLYILYTSGSTGKPKGLLHTTGGYLVYAALTHKLVFDYHDGDVYCCAADVGWVTGHTYIVYGPLANGATTVMFESTPLYPDAGRYWRMVDDLGINIFYTAPTALRAIAQAGDEPVKRHSRKSLRILGSVGEPINPETWRWYHDVVGEGRCAVVDTWWQTETGGILITPLPGVTDTKPGSATLPFFGVKPVVLNPENGQVLEGNGVSGALCLAAPWPGQARTVWGDHQRFKETYFSQYRGTYFTGDGCTRDADGYYWITGRIDDVLNVSGHRLGTAEVESALVAHEAVAEAAVVGYPHTLKGQGIYAYVILAANFAMTPKAELEGALKEQVRQAIGGFAVPDIIHIAPGLPKTRSGKIMRRILRKIAGSEYAGLGDVSTLAEPEVVDRLVAEHRSRGA, encoded by the coding sequence GTGTCGAGCGATCTCTATCCCGTCAAGCCCCAGATTCAGAAGAACGCGCACATCCGCTCCATGGAGCAGTACCGGCAGCTCTACCGGCGCTCGATCGAGGACCCGGCCGGCTTCTGGGCCGAGCAGGCGCGGCTCCTGGACTGGTTCCACCCGTGGAACACGGTGCTCGACGCCGACCACGACGAGATCGACTTCGCCTGGTTCTCGGGCGGCCGGCTCAACGCCTGCTTCAACTGCGTGGACCGCCATCTCGAAAAGCGCGGCGAACAGACCGCGATCCTCTGGGCGGCCGACGAGCCGGGCGTCTACAGGCACATCTCGTATCGCGAGCTCAAGCACAACGTCTGCCGGCTCGCGAACGTGCTGCTCGCGCACGGCGTTCGCAAGGGCGACCGCGTGTGCATCTACATGCCCATGATTCCCGAGACCGCGTACGCGATGCTCGCCTGCGCGCGCATCGGCGCGGTGCACTCGGTGGTCTTCGGCGGGTTCTCGTCCGACGCCCTGCGGGACCGCATCGTGGACGCGCGCTGCAAGGTGCTGGTCACCGCCAACGAAGGCCTGCGCGGCGGACGGACGATCCCGCTCAAGCAGATCGCCGATCGCGCCATCGAAGGCATGGACCTGGTCGAGACGGTGCTCGTCGCGCGCCGCACGGAGCGCGAGGTGCCGATGGCGCAGGGCCGCGACCACTGGCTCGACGAGGAGATGAGCCGGCAACGCTCGACCTGCACGGTCGAGTGGATGGGCGCCGAGGATCCGCTCTACATCCTCTACACCTCCGGCAGCACCGGGAAACCCAAGGGCCTCCTGCACACGACCGGCGGCTACCTCGTGTACGCCGCGCTCACGCACAAGCTCGTCTTCGACTATCACGACGGCGACGTTTACTGCTGCGCCGCCGACGTCGGCTGGGTGACCGGTCACACCTACATCGTCTACGGGCCCCTCGCCAATGGCGCGACGACCGTGATGTTCGAATCCACGCCGCTGTATCCCGACGCCGGCCGCTACTGGCGGATGGTGGACGACCTCGGCATCAACATCTTCTACACCGCGCCCACCGCGCTGCGCGCCATCGCGCAGGCGGGCGACGAGCCGGTGAAGCGCCACTCGCGAAAGTCGCTGCGCATCCTCGGCTCGGTCGGCGAGCCCATCAATCCAGAGACCTGGCGCTGGTATCACGACGTCGTCGGCGAAGGCCGCTGCGCCGTGGTGGACACCTGGTGGCAGACCGAGACCGGCGGCATCCTCATCACGCCGCTGCCCGGCGTCACCGACACCAAGCCCGGCAGCGCGACGCTGCCGTTCTTCGGAGTCAAGCCGGTGGTCCTCAACCCCGAGAACGGCCAGGTGCTCGAGGGCAACGGCGTCTCCGGCGCGCTCTGCCTGGCCGCTCCCTGGCCCGGCCAGGCGCGCACGGTGTGGGGCGACCACCAGCGCTTCAAGGAGACCTACTTCAGCCAGTACCGCGGCACCTACTTCACCGGCGACGGCTGCACGCGCGACGCGGACGGCTACTACTGGATCACCGGACGCATTGACGACGTGCTCAACGTCTCGGGCCACCGGCTGGGCACCGCCGAGGTCGAGAGCGCGCTCGTCGCGCACGAGGCCGTCGCCGAGGCCGCGGTCGTCGGCTACCCGCACACCCTCAAGGGGCAGGGCATCTACGCCTACGTGATCCTCGCCGCGAACTTCGCGATGACGCCGAAGGCCGAGCTCGAGGGCGCGCTCAAGGAGCAGGTTCGCCAGGCCATCGGCGGCTTCGCGGTGCCCGACATCATCCACATCGCACCCGGACTGCCCAAGACGCGAAGCGGAAAGATCATGCGCCGCATCCTGCGCAAGATCGCCGGCAGCGAGTACGCCGGGCTCGGCGACGTCTCGACGCTCGCCGAGCCCGAGGTGGTGGACCGGCTGGTCGCCGAGCACCGCTCGCGGGGCGCCTGA